From a region of the Nonlabens dokdonensis DSW-6 genome:
- a CDS encoding ComF family protein codes for MSLWISDFINLFFPEVCMGCDRSLTTGEQIICTTCRSEIPMALTHLDKDDKVKELFFARVNVETATSLFYYEKIGVVQQLIHHLKYRGHEEVSSFLGKWMAAELQNDPAFQDIDLVIPVPVHPKRRAKRGYNQVDGFGKELAAALGSRFRESVLIKKRNTINQAQLGQVKRSDETQSPYDLVEKIEPGTHVLLVDDVITTGTTLALCAKELHKNPDIKISIVTMAISV; via the coding sequence GTGTCATTGTGGATTTCTGATTTTATTAACTTATTCTTTCCTGAGGTATGTATGGGATGTGATCGCAGCTTAACTACTGGCGAACAGATCATTTGTACGACTTGCAGGAGTGAAATCCCGATGGCTTTGACGCATCTTGATAAAGACGATAAAGTGAAAGAACTCTTCTTTGCAAGGGTAAATGTAGAAACTGCAACAAGCCTTTTTTACTACGAGAAAATAGGTGTGGTACAGCAATTAATCCATCATTTAAAATACCGTGGTCATGAAGAAGTAAGTTCTTTTTTAGGAAAATGGATGGCTGCCGAGCTTCAAAACGATCCAGCTTTTCAAGATATTGATCTGGTAATTCCAGTTCCTGTGCATCCTAAAAGACGTGCAAAAAGAGGCTATAATCAAGTAGACGGTTTTGGGAAAGAACTGGCAGCAGCTTTGGGGTCTCGCTTTCGCGAAAGCGTACTCATCAAAAAACGTAACACTATAAATCAAGCACAATTAGGACAAGTAAAACGTAGTGATGAAACACAGTCTCCTTATGATCTTGTGGAGAAAATAGAACCAGGGACACACGTGCTATTAGTAGATGATGTGATCACTACGGGAACAACGCTTGCCCTTTGCGCCAAAGAATTACATAAAAATCCTGATATCAAAATATCTATTGTAACTATGGCGATATCTGTGTAG
- a CDS encoding DUF4011 domain-containing protein has translation MSDYKASFFSLLDELKEYGGSTTQDFIARVLPLLAKAHFLRSRNQVLGIYSIDDVYYNGRTLVTDSEGKEFKKGPNRILTKPTQRYAVEVSGNYSEISKVEGDDYDRNIFDDQAIQENLDKPVTKPVYLPFYKSWDLATGHYDPLTEIFTLGFILASVAYAIDFRDKEELTRFIDNRERLYFYNKDLHPTVHHVIREMTPVYREDRAPSLEEIIAKLKNYRDFNPENYVDLTETEGFRNLNLSDRGSYILDKLKRRLFDISKRNKLLYFNDRGSFMNLTEASIPMLLDYKNISEKDLIFWSSHIEEQFVSKKKVNLNKYLDIRRNRFLAPALNKIRLEARKSKNEYGFDQLRVVVAFLHWYNFKESEEERISSPLLLLPVSLTKKKGIKDKYELTINDTEAEINPVLSYYLKDLYDINLPDFVNLETSSVEDLVQSIRNQISLGGTGIDLQWRDQPKIQLIHKIAKRNFKLKKRKLNNRNSGLSTRNYDYSYESDNLKPLGLAIFNDLIAKKHNELEYIINEDINPYSDLAVAERRRSFYHTDNDGEVNPLVWEVDTCNITLGNFNYRKMSLVRDYSEIIKADIKDEVFDELFSDQPKNINLEGYKKTKLEELYPIIQSDPTQSQAVLKARSGENYIIQGPPGTGKSQTITNLIADYVARDQKVLFVCEKRAALDVVFHRLKNKKLDELCCLIHDSQTDKKSFIMNLKDTYESFMKKDMNTVSLSRKRDKTIQEIESHLSKIEQFHDTMRDGEPPLYELYQVLIQYYQEKELLSDRELIYLPFYKEWNENQTWITDFIAQIKLNNHGNNIADYTLNGLSNKLLDAPNAKAAVIEKIDVATAALDSFIELLDNQSTEVEDQSIDTWKKEFEFAQKISNIIEKDALGIFDKSSIAASELDNLNRKLEKQKKLHERFVEENKFWTQKFNATDAQTALEKWNKLDGSFFKFLNPSWYQLKKQVKGAYNFGAHQVVPEIGSVLKTLNEEYTALAELEEQRYEAAQRFGLTDYLIDFAWIEEQQREPDAIIKKWLSGDHSSYVRSLLNFSNRFDTLYSALEELFCNFGNTELEVFDQKLQSAKNSVHTLGLFTPFIKQLHETSLAMQENLRVKDWQTEDIAFHTAFKSVKEIYEKDPVFSQSSEDRLSNSVQKISSLLDAYYNSNVDYIRSKIRDQFLNKVRITESVAAQLTEEEKELKKNYNASRRILENEFGKSMRYKSIRELATGDAQDIMTTLKPVWLMSPLSVSDSMPIDTSIFDVVIYDEASQITVEEGVPSLFRTHQTIIVGDEMQMPPTNFFSSNAVDQEEDEEEIEERTGINLDADSLLNQGARKLSSVMLGWHYRSRRESLISFSNAAFYKRNLLTIPDSRIPNAGIDPLPPVIDPDQEIDPTDILNRSISFHYLENAVYHKRTNKDEAAYIANLVHSFLLNDIKKSIGIVAFSMAQQSVIEEELEQLALEDPHFGRLLEEEFQRTEEDQFIGLFVKNLENVQGDERDIIIMSICYGFNNKGKMFMNFGPINRRGGEKRLNVIFSRAKQNMIVVSSIQSEHIKNDYNEGANYFKRFLKYAQYISDGKLAAANSVLDSLHLHDDDQDKKIKRLPIIQQITSLLKEKGYQIDEAVGQSHFKCDLAVRQTHSSSYVLAILIDRSNHYRTDDILEQYCQKPRVLTAFGWKLQHVYSKDWLEQPERVIEKIMQKLEGKEEGNDSAIENELETELPIETEETSENSSIKETETIEETTSTTIETEKQETSDNDLTFKRYEFTEGSSNKFWEIAVDGFDIVTRYGRIGNSPQQSRKELKDQVSVLKEELRLIGVKTRKGYRPV, from the coding sequence ATGAGTGATTATAAAGCGAGCTTTTTTTCCTTACTAGACGAGCTGAAAGAGTATGGTGGCAGCACCACTCAAGATTTTATAGCACGAGTACTACCATTGCTAGCAAAAGCTCATTTCTTGAGATCGCGCAATCAAGTATTGGGTATCTATTCTATCGATGATGTTTATTATAATGGTAGGACTCTAGTCACAGACTCTGAAGGAAAAGAATTTAAAAAAGGTCCCAATAGAATACTTACTAAGCCTACACAACGTTATGCCGTTGAAGTAAGCGGTAATTACAGCGAGATAAGTAAAGTAGAAGGTGATGATTATGATCGTAATATTTTTGACGATCAAGCGATTCAAGAAAATCTAGATAAGCCAGTTACAAAACCGGTCTATTTGCCATTTTACAAATCTTGGGATCTTGCTACAGGTCATTACGATCCATTGACAGAAATTTTTACTTTAGGTTTCATACTAGCCAGCGTGGCTTATGCCATTGATTTTAGAGATAAGGAAGAACTAACGAGATTTATAGATAATAGAGAGCGGCTATACTTTTACAATAAAGACCTGCATCCTACCGTGCATCATGTCATAAGAGAAATGACACCAGTTTATAGAGAAGACAGAGCTCCTAGCCTAGAAGAAATAATTGCAAAGCTTAAAAATTATCGAGATTTTAATCCAGAGAATTATGTAGATCTCACCGAGACAGAAGGTTTTAGAAATCTCAATTTATCAGATCGAGGCAGTTACATTCTCGATAAGCTAAAACGTAGGCTATTTGACATTTCTAAAAGAAACAAACTACTGTATTTTAATGACAGAGGAAGCTTTATGAATCTCACAGAAGCTTCTATCCCTATGCTACTGGATTATAAAAATATAAGTGAGAAAGACTTGATATTTTGGAGCAGTCACATCGAGGAGCAGTTTGTAAGCAAGAAAAAAGTTAATCTTAATAAATATCTGGACATACGCAGAAACAGATTTCTAGCGCCAGCACTTAATAAAATCAGGCTCGAAGCTCGTAAAAGTAAAAATGAGTATGGTTTTGATCAATTAAGAGTTGTTGTAGCCTTTTTACACTGGTATAATTTCAAAGAAAGTGAAGAAGAGCGCATCAGCTCACCGCTATTATTGTTACCGGTTTCTTTAACTAAGAAAAAAGGAATCAAAGACAAGTATGAATTAACCATTAACGATACTGAAGCTGAAATCAATCCCGTATTAAGTTACTACTTGAAAGATCTTTACGACATCAATTTACCTGATTTTGTTAATTTAGAAACCAGTAGTGTTGAAGATCTAGTACAAAGTATTAGAAATCAAATTTCGCTAGGTGGAACAGGCATAGATCTCCAGTGGCGGGACCAGCCTAAAATACAGCTCATTCATAAAATTGCTAAGCGCAATTTTAAACTTAAAAAACGCAAGCTTAATAATCGCAACTCAGGATTAAGTACACGTAATTATGATTACTCTTATGAAAGCGATAACCTCAAACCATTAGGCCTTGCTATTTTTAACGACCTGATTGCCAAAAAACACAATGAGTTAGAGTATATCATCAACGAGGACATTAATCCTTACTCCGATCTTGCCGTAGCAGAACGTAGACGCAGTTTTTATCATACCGATAATGATGGAGAAGTGAATCCACTGGTGTGGGAAGTAGATACTTGTAATATTACCTTGGGGAATTTTAATTACCGCAAGATGAGTCTCGTGCGAGATTATTCTGAAATCATAAAAGCAGATATTAAGGATGAGGTCTTTGATGAACTCTTCAGCGATCAGCCTAAAAACATCAACTTAGAAGGTTATAAAAAGACCAAGCTAGAAGAATTATATCCTATAATACAATCAGATCCTACTCAGTCTCAAGCGGTGCTCAAAGCAAGATCTGGTGAGAACTATATTATTCAAGGTCCGCCAGGAACTGGTAAATCACAAACCATTACTAACCTCATTGCAGACTATGTTGCTCGTGATCAGAAGGTATTATTCGTTTGTGAAAAACGCGCTGCTCTCGATGTTGTTTTTCACCGTTTAAAGAACAAAAAACTAGACGAGTTATGTTGCTTGATTCACGATTCTCAAACCGATAAAAAATCCTTTATCATGAATCTTAAAGACACTTATGAGTCTTTTATGAAGAAGGATATGAATACGGTCTCGCTTTCGCGAAAGCGAGATAAAACTATCCAAGAAATAGAATCTCATTTGTCTAAAATTGAGCAGTTTCACGATACCATGCGAGATGGAGAACCGCCTTTATATGAGCTGTATCAAGTGCTCATACAATATTATCAAGAAAAAGAATTGCTATCTGATCGAGAGCTGATTTACTTACCATTTTACAAAGAGTGGAATGAAAATCAAACGTGGATCACGGATTTTATAGCGCAAATTAAGCTCAATAATCATGGAAACAATATTGCCGATTATACATTAAATGGTCTTTCTAATAAGTTATTAGATGCTCCTAATGCAAAAGCAGCCGTCATAGAAAAAATAGACGTGGCGACTGCTGCTCTGGATAGTTTTATAGAATTACTAGATAATCAAAGCACCGAAGTTGAGGACCAATCGATCGATACATGGAAAAAGGAGTTTGAATTTGCTCAAAAAATATCCAATATCATTGAGAAAGATGCTTTGGGGATTTTTGATAAGAGCAGCATTGCAGCATCAGAACTAGATAACCTCAACCGCAAGCTTGAAAAACAAAAGAAATTACATGAGCGGTTTGTTGAAGAAAACAAATTCTGGACCCAAAAATTTAATGCCACAGATGCACAAACGGCTCTTGAAAAATGGAACAAACTAGACGGTAGTTTCTTTAAATTTCTAAATCCCAGCTGGTACCAGCTTAAAAAGCAGGTAAAAGGAGCTTATAATTTTGGGGCGCATCAAGTTGTACCAGAAATAGGAAGTGTTCTTAAAACATTAAATGAAGAATATACTGCTCTTGCTGAACTTGAAGAACAGCGTTATGAGGCTGCACAACGATTTGGTCTTACAGATTACCTAATAGATTTTGCCTGGATTGAAGAACAGCAACGAGAGCCAGATGCTATTATCAAGAAATGGCTGTCTGGCGATCACAGCAGCTATGTGCGATCTTTATTGAATTTTTCTAATAGGTTTGATACGCTTTACAGTGCGCTGGAGGAATTGTTTTGCAATTTTGGGAATACTGAACTAGAAGTATTTGATCAAAAGTTGCAATCTGCAAAAAATAGTGTTCATACCTTAGGCTTGTTCACTCCATTTATCAAACAGTTGCATGAAACCAGTCTTGCAATGCAAGAAAATTTGCGAGTTAAAGACTGGCAAACAGAAGATATTGCATTTCACACCGCATTCAAGTCAGTGAAAGAAATATATGAAAAAGATCCTGTATTTTCTCAGTCTAGCGAGGATAGACTGTCTAATTCTGTGCAGAAAATAAGTTCATTACTAGATGCTTATTACAACTCTAATGTAGATTACATACGTTCTAAAATTAGAGATCAATTCCTTAATAAAGTACGCATTACAGAATCAGTTGCTGCCCAATTAACAGAGGAAGAAAAAGAACTCAAAAAAAACTACAATGCGTCTAGACGTATTTTAGAAAATGAGTTTGGCAAGAGTATGCGCTATAAATCCATACGAGAACTGGCAACTGGAGATGCCCAGGATATTATGACCACATTAAAACCTGTATGGTTAATGAGTCCACTAAGTGTAAGTGATTCTATGCCTATCGACACTTCTATTTTTGACGTTGTTATTTATGACGAGGCTTCTCAAATAACCGTAGAAGAAGGCGTGCCATCGCTATTTAGAACCCATCAAACCATTATTGTAGGAGATGAGATGCAAATGCCACCTACTAACTTTTTTAGTTCAAACGCTGTAGATCAAGAAGAAGATGAAGAAGAAATAGAAGAAAGAACTGGTATCAATCTCGACGCCGATAGTCTTTTAAATCAAGGAGCTCGTAAATTAAGTTCTGTCATGTTAGGCTGGCATTACCGTAGCCGTCGGGAGAGTTTAATCAGCTTCAGTAATGCTGCTTTTTATAAAAGAAATCTACTTACTATTCCAGACAGTCGTATTCCTAATGCTGGAATTGATCCATTGCCTCCTGTAATTGATCCCGATCAAGAAATCGATCCTACAGATATTTTGAACAGAAGTATCAGTTTTCATTATTTAGAAAATGCTGTATATCATAAACGTACTAATAAAGATGAAGCCGCATATATCGCAAATCTAGTACATTCATTCTTACTGAATGATATTAAAAAAAGTATCGGTATTGTGGCTTTTTCTATGGCGCAGCAAAGTGTTATAGAAGAAGAGCTGGAGCAACTTGCGTTAGAAGATCCACATTTTGGAAGATTGCTAGAAGAAGAATTTCAGCGAACAGAAGAAGATCAGTTTATAGGATTATTTGTGAAAAATCTGGAAAATGTCCAAGGTGATGAAAGAGATATCATCATCATGAGTATTTGCTATGGTTTTAATAACAAGGGCAAAATGTTTATGAATTTTGGGCCTATCAATAGACGTGGTGGCGAGAAAAGACTCAATGTGATTTTCTCTAGAGCAAAACAAAACATGATAGTCGTTTCTTCTATTCAATCAGAACATATTAAAAACGATTACAATGAAGGAGCTAACTACTTCAAGCGCTTTTTAAAATACGCTCAATACATATCTGATGGAAAACTTGCTGCTGCAAACTCTGTTCTAGATAGCCTTCATTTGCACGACGACGATCAGGACAAAAAAATCAAGCGTTTACCTATAATTCAACAAATTACCTCTTTGCTAAAAGAAAAAGGGTATCAAATAGATGAAGCCGTAGGTCAATCCCATTTTAAATGTGACCTTGCTGTAAGGCAAACTCATTCTTCATCTTATGTACTAGCCATTTTAATAGATCGATCAAATCATTACCGCACTGACGACATTTTAGAACAATACTGCCAGAAACCACGTGTTTTAACAGCATTTGGATGGAAATTGCAACATGTTTACAGTAAAGACTGGTTAGAACAACCAGAACGTGTGATAGAAAAGATCATGCAAAAGTTAGAAGGAAAAGAGGAAGGAAATGACTCTGCAATCGAAAATGAACTTGAAACAGAATTACCAATTGAAACCGAAGAAACATCTGAAAACTCATCTATTAAAGAAACCGAAACAATAGAAGAAACTACTTCTACTACCATAGAAACTGAAAAACAAGAGACTTCTGACAACGATCTAACTTTCAAACGATATGAATTTACCGAAGGTTCCAGTAATAAGTTTTGGGAAATAGCCGTAGATGGTTTTGATATCGTCACACGTTATGGACGCATAGGAAATTCTCCTCAGCAAAGCAGGAAAGAGTTAAAGGATCAAGTATCTGTGCTTAAAGAAGAATTGCGTTTAATAGGTGTAAAGACTCGTAAAGGTTATCGCCCGGTTTAA
- a CDS encoding class I SAM-dependent methyltransferase, giving the protein MNLGTVKNRKALRDFWYGLSPDRRYFLRKVFFWPLDTLEKILGRRHKYVPSRGAVFTGGTAGASKFIEEAHHQLQLLQSYTNLQPENHVLDIGCGVGRTAIALTDYLNKNGSYNGFDPVENGIVWCKKGIGADYPNFKFTHVDLYNDLYKNQGEDAAVFKFPYQDSKFNLCFSFSVFTHMSIKEIQNYLFEMYRVSSKGAVNFSTFFTYNSQNEEYISTREGFQFPIKRDGFRLMHEDVTAGNIAIEEDFLLNMISIAGFKNVQIIHGFWKDQKYTGDKLEYQDTVIFEK; this is encoded by the coding sequence ATGAATTTAGGCACTGTAAAAAACAGGAAAGCATTAAGAGATTTTTGGTACGGTCTTTCTCCAGATCGCAGGTATTTTCTTAGAAAAGTGTTTTTTTGGCCGTTAGATACTCTTGAAAAAATTCTAGGAAGGCGACATAAATATGTCCCATCACGTGGGGCAGTTTTTACAGGTGGAACAGCCGGAGCAAGTAAATTTATTGAAGAAGCCCATCATCAATTACAGCTTTTACAATCCTATACTAATTTACAACCAGAGAATCATGTGCTTGATATAGGTTGCGGTGTAGGTAGAACAGCGATCGCTTTAACTGACTATTTGAACAAAAACGGTTCTTATAATGGTTTTGATCCAGTAGAAAATGGAATAGTATGGTGTAAAAAAGGAATAGGTGCCGATTACCCTAATTTTAAATTTACCCATGTAGATCTTTATAATGATTTGTACAAAAATCAAGGCGAGGATGCAGCGGTTTTCAAATTTCCTTATCAGGATAGTAAATTCAATCTCTGTTTTTCTTTTTCAGTCTTTACTCATATGTCAATAAAAGAAATTCAGAATTATCTTTTTGAAATGTATCGAGTGTCTAGTAAAGGTGCTGTTAACTTCTCTACTTTCTTTACCTATAATTCTCAAAATGAAGAATACATTTCCACTCGTGAGGGTTTTCAATTTCCTATAAAACGAGATGGGTTTAGGCTCATGCATGAAGATGTAACAGCCGGCAATATTGCTATTGAAGAGGATTTCCTGTTAAACATGATATCAATCGCAGGATTTAAAAACGTTCAAATTATCCATGGTTTCTGGAAAGATCAAAAGTATACGGGAGATAAATTAGAATATCAAGATACAGTGATATTTGAAAAATAA
- a CDS encoding 3'-5' exonuclease: MNKDQIIIIDLEATCWNGKVPTGQVNEIIEIGICVLNTNTSVITRQKGILIQPERSTVSTFCTELTTITQELLDKEGVSFKEACTQLREEYHAHHYTWASYGAYDLNMMKKQCKMRGMEYPLAQNHINVKTLFSEVKGLKGKVGMKGALGILNFPLEGTHHRGVDDANNIAKILDWCLKNQE, from the coding sequence ATGAACAAAGACCAAATAATAATTATCGACCTAGAAGCCACATGCTGGAATGGAAAAGTTCCCACAGGTCAAGTTAACGAGATCATAGAAATAGGCATTTGCGTATTAAATACTAACACTAGTGTGATTACTAGGCAAAAAGGTATTTTAATTCAACCAGAACGCTCTACAGTAAGTACATTCTGTACAGAATTAACAACTATAACTCAAGAACTTTTAGATAAGGAAGGTGTTTCTTTTAAAGAGGCTTGTACTCAATTAAGAGAAGAATATCATGCACATCATTATACATGGGCGAGTTATGGAGCTTATGATTTGAATATGATGAAAAAACAATGTAAAATGCGAGGTATGGAATATCCGCTTGCTCAAAATCACATTAATGTGAAAACGCTTTTTTCTGAAGTAAAAGGATTGAAAGGTAAAGTTGGTATGAAAGGAGCATTGGGCATATTGAATTTTCCATTAGAAGGAACGCATCATAGAGGTGTAGACGACGCAAATAACATTGCAAAAATTCTCGATTGGTGTTTAAAGAATCAAGAGTAA
- a CDS encoding ribonuclease H-like YkuK family protein gives MKIVTQKWRNFSGKTYDQPITEIVHDAIQREQKAGHRIKICVGSDSQAYKNHVEYATVIVVLREGKGGFMFMRNHKGTKKISIKERMLKEVTMSVEVAYEICDILDKHDVALEVHADINTDPKFDSNLALKDAMGYIIGMGFVFKAKPHAFASSSCADKVV, from the coding sequence ATGAAAATTGTCACTCAAAAATGGAGAAACTTTAGTGGTAAAACCTATGATCAACCTATTACAGAAATTGTTCATGATGCCATCCAAAGAGAACAAAAAGCCGGTCACAGAATAAAAATATGTGTAGGCTCCGATTCTCAAGCTTATAAAAATCACGTAGAATATGCTACAGTTATCGTGGTACTGCGAGAAGGAAAAGGTGGTTTTATGTTTATGAGAAATCACAAAGGAACTAAGAAAATCAGTATTAAAGAGCGTATGCTCAAAGAAGTAACCATGTCTGTAGAGGTAGCTTATGAAATCTGTGATATTCTAGACAAACATGATGTTGCTCTAGAAGTACATGCCGATATCAATACAGATCCAAAATTTGATTCTAACTTGGCACTTAAAGATGCCATGGGATACATCATAGGAATGGGATTTGTTTTTAAAGCAAAACCTCATGCATTTGCAAGTTCTTCTTGCGCTGATAAAGTAGTATAA
- a CDS encoding DUF6331 family protein: MKKEISFNADVYLNLDLEFWHDLEINCIAECCGIDAFDLSPTEIKKTIKYYNQNLIKNNLKVLLKELESTDLKHVSSSVF, encoded by the coding sequence ATGAAAAAAGAAATTAGTTTTAATGCAGATGTTTATTTGAATTTAGATTTAGAATTTTGGCATGATCTTGAAATTAATTGTATTGCAGAGTGTTGTGGAATAGACGCTTTTGATCTTTCTCCGACTGAAATTAAAAAAACGATCAAATATTACAATCAAAATTTGATAAAGAATAATTTAAAAGTATTATTAAAAGAATTAGAATCAACTGATTTAAAACACGTCTCAAGTAGTGTTTTTTAA
- a CDS encoding glycine--tRNA ligase produces MANNDQDQFKKVLSHAKEYGYVFQSSEIYDGLSAVYDYGQNGVELKKNIREYWWQAMTQLNQDIVGIDTAIFMHPTVWKASGHVDAFNDPLIDNKDSKKRYRADVLVEDYCEKHLQKANKEIEKAAKRFGEDFDADMYRETNPRVMGYMKKATEPTARLAELLEKEDLTGVKALIEELGIADPDTGSKNWTDVRQFNLMFGTKIGASADTATELFLRPETAQGIFVNFLNVQKSGRMKIPFGIAQTGKAFRNEIVARQFIFRQREFEQMEMQYFVKPGTELEWFEIWKEKRMAWHKSLGMGEENYRFHDHEKMAHYANAATDIEFDFPFGFKELEGIHSRTDFDLKAHEEHSGKKLQFFDHEDNKNYVPYVLETSIGLDRMFLAVFSNSLVDEKLEGGGERTVLKLPAVLAPVKAAILPLLKKDGLPEIANEIVDELKWSMNVAYEEKDSIGKRYARHDLNGTPYCVTIDHDTKEDHAVTVRDRDTMSQERVAVKDLKNYLESRVSMATWLKKI; encoded by the coding sequence ATGGCAAATAACGATCAAGATCAGTTTAAGAAAGTACTCTCTCATGCAAAAGAGTACGGATATGTGTTTCAATCTAGTGAAATCTACGACGGTTTAAGTGCCGTTTATGATTATGGACAGAATGGTGTGGAGTTAAAGAAAAACATCAGAGAATACTGGTGGCAAGCGATGACACAGCTCAATCAAGATATCGTAGGAATCGATACAGCAATTTTTATGCATCCTACCGTATGGAAAGCTTCTGGTCACGTAGATGCTTTTAATGATCCTTTAATTGATAATAAAGATTCTAAAAAACGCTACAGAGCTGATGTACTGGTAGAAGATTACTGTGAGAAACACCTTCAAAAAGCCAATAAAGAGATAGAAAAAGCAGCAAAACGTTTCGGAGAAGATTTTGATGCAGACATGTATCGGGAGACCAATCCGCGTGTGATGGGTTACATGAAAAAAGCTACTGAGCCTACTGCAAGACTGGCAGAGTTGTTAGAGAAAGAAGATCTGACTGGTGTAAAAGCGCTGATAGAAGAACTAGGTATTGCCGATCCTGATACCGGTTCTAAGAATTGGACAGATGTGCGTCAGTTCAATCTCATGTTCGGTACTAAAATAGGTGCCAGTGCAGATACTGCTACAGAGTTATTTTTGAGGCCAGAAACCGCTCAAGGAATTTTTGTGAACTTCCTGAACGTTCAGAAATCTGGTCGTATGAAGATTCCTTTTGGTATCGCGCAGACTGGAAAAGCATTTAGAAACGAGATCGTTGCGAGACAATTTATCTTCAGACAGCGTGAGTTTGAACAGATGGAAATGCAATATTTTGTCAAGCCAGGAACAGAATTAGAGTGGTTTGAAATCTGGAAAGAAAAGCGCATGGCGTGGCACAAGTCACTAGGCATGGGCGAAGAGAACTATCGTTTCCACGATCACGAAAAGATGGCTCACTACGCAAACGCAGCGACAGATATCGAATTTGACTTCCCATTTGGTTTTAAAGAATTAGAAGGAATCCACTCTCGTACGGACTTTGATTTAAAAGCACATGAAGAACACAGTGGTAAAAAATTACAATTCTTTGATCACGAGGATAATAAAAATTATGTTCCTTATGTTCTAGAAACCTCTATAGGTTTAGACAGAATGTTTCTTGCCGTATTTTCTAACTCTCTAGTAGATGAGAAATTAGAAGGTGGCGGCGAGCGTACAGTTCTTAAATTACCAGCAGTTCTAGCACCGGTTAAAGCAGCTATTTTACCATTATTAAAGAAAGATGGATTACCAGAAATAGCAAATGAGATTGTAGACGAATTAAAATGGTCTATGAATGTAGCTTATGAGGAGAAAGATTCTATAGGTAAGCGCTATGCGCGTCATGATTTGAACGGTACACCATATTGTGTAACGATCGATCACGATACTAAAGAAGATCATGCCGTAACAGTAAGAGATCGCGATACAATGAGTCAAGAGCGCGTTGCCGTAAAAGATTTAAAGAACTATCTAGAATCTCGAGTGAGTATGGCTACATGGTTGAAGAAGATTTAA
- a CDS encoding CvpA family protein, which translates to MNWLDIIICIVLLIGLYKGYLNGFFVELTSLIALIAAIYGAIYFSNFAGDWLREQVQWDDVYITIASFIITFLVIIFVITYVGKLITKVVKTVQLSFINKLAGAAFGLVKMAFLASVILMFVNSASGEFDIIATETKDNSIVFEHIEPLAPFLLPKILEEADRVDRRLRGDDRVDQEQQEELEELQDSTSTFGSF; encoded by the coding sequence ATGAATTGGTTGGACATTATTATTTGTATTGTTTTATTAATAGGTCTTTACAAAGGTTATTTGAACGGCTTTTTTGTAGAATTGACTTCGTTAATAGCTCTAATTGCTGCCATTTATGGAGCTATCTATTTCTCTAATTTTGCTGGAGACTGGTTGCGAGAACAGGTGCAATGGGATGATGTTTATATCACCATCGCTAGTTTTATCATTACTTTTTTAGTAATTATTTTTGTGATTACTTATGTAGGTAAACTGATTACTAAGGTTGTAAAAACAGTACAACTGAGTTTTATTAATAAGTTAGCCGGTGCAGCATTTGGACTGGTTAAAATGGCTTTTTTAGCAAGTGTGATATTGATGTTTGTAAATTCTGCTAGTGGTGAATTTGATATTATTGCTACAGAAACTAAGGATAATAGTATCGTTTTTGAACATATAGAGCCTCTTGCTCCATTTCTTTTACCTAAAATCCTAGAGGAAGCAGACCGCGTGGATAGAAGATTGCGTGGTGATGATCGAGTTGATCAAGAGCAACAAGAAGAGCTAGAAGAGTTGCAAGATTCCACTTCTACTTTCGGTAGTTTTTAG